A region from the Arachis ipaensis cultivar K30076 chromosome B01, Araip1.1, whole genome shotgun sequence genome encodes:
- the LOC107636442 gene encoding leucine--tRNA ligase, chloroplastic/mitochondrial (The sequence of the model RefSeq protein was modified relative to this genomic sequence to represent the inferred CDS: added 32 bases not found in genome assembly), which translates to MLHSHLHLHLHLPSSYSTPFLFPYHSPTFPFATSRRNSYSLRFRSTSFNHGRTIIRNETELQLQNHNPTKPQQVNRAYPFHEIEPKWQRYWEQNRTFRTPDDDIDTSKPKYYVLDMFPYPSGAGLHVGHPLGYTATDILARYKRMKGYNVLHPMGWDAFGLPAEQYAIQTGTHPKLTTARNIDRFRSQLKSLGFSYDWDREISTIEPDYYKWTQWIFLQLYKRGLAYQAEVPVNWCPALGTVLANEEVVDGVSERGGHPVIRKPMRQWMLKITAYADRLLEDLDGLDWPESVKEMQRNWIGRSEGAEMEFCVLDSDGKERDVKIIVYTTRPDTIFGATYLVVAPEYPLLSSLVSTAQSKHVEDYVELASRKSDLERTELQKEKTGVFTGCYAKNPANGEAIPIWVADYVLGSYGTGAIMAVPAHDSRDYEFALKYDIPVNWVVMPNDKSINESGKAFPGEGVIINSSNSFVGLDINGLSSKEAALEVIEWAEKSGNGKRKVNYKLRDWLFARQRYWGEPIPVVILDDSGETVPLNENELPLILPELDDFSPTGTGEPPLSKAVSWVKTTDSLSERPATRETNTMPQWAGSCWYYLRFMDPTNSKELVDKTKERYWGPVDVYVGGAEHAVLHLLYARFWHKVLYDIGVVSTKEPFQCVINQGIILGEVQYMAYRDQDGNLISADVADISNEHNLEKIPEEKVMKSRDSFVLKENPDIRLVARAYKMSKSRGNVVNPDDVIAEYGADSLRLYEMFMGPLRDSKTWSTSGIEGVYRFLGRTWRLIVGSPLSDGTFKERTISVDEEPTIDQLHTLHKCVAKVTEEIEGTRFNTGISAMMEFLNAAYKWDKHPRSIIEAFVLLLSPYAPHMAEELWSRLGHTKSLAYEPFPEANPAYLKDSTIVLPVQINGKTRGTIQVEETCSEEEAFGLACRDEKLSKYLDGQSVRKRIYVPGKILNVVLDRKNTKVAVQ; encoded by the exons ATGCTACACtctcatcttcatcttcatctccACTTGCCTTCATCGTACTCCACTCCATTCCTTTTCCCTTATCACTCTCCAACATTCCCCTTCGCCACATCAAGAAGAAATTCTTACTCTCTCAGATTCCGCAGCACAAGCTTCAATCATGGCCGCACCATCATCAGGAACGAAACCGAACTGCAGCTGCAAAACCACAACCCAACCAAGCCACAGCAAGTAAACAGAGCTTACCCTTTCCACGAAATCGAGCCCAAGTGGCAGCGCTATTGGGAGCAGAATCGCACTTTTCGAACCCCCGATGACGACATTGACACCTCCAAGCCCAAATATTACGTTCTCGACATGTTCCCTTACCCCAG TGGAGCGGGGCTACACGTTGGGCATCCTCTGGGGTACACCGCCACTGACATTCTTGCAAGGTATAAACGGATGAAGGGTTATAATGTGTTGCATCCAATGGGTTGGGATGCGT ACGGGAACTCATCCGAAGCTCACTACAGCTCGGAATATCGATCGCTTTCGTTCTCAG TTAAAATCATTAGGCTTCTCTTATGACTGGGATCGTGAAATATCTACCATAGAACCTGACTATTACAAATGGACTCAATGGATCTTTCTACAACTTTATAAGAGAGGGCTGGCATATCAG GCTGAAGTTCCAGTTAATTGGTGTCCCGCGCTTGGCACTGTGTTGGCCAATGAGGAGGTGGTTGATGGTGTCAGTGAACGGGGTGGTCATCCTGTAATAAGAAAG CCGATGAGGCAATGGATGCTCAAGATCACTGCATATGCTGACCGTCTTCTTGAGGATTTAGATGGCCTTGACTGGCCAGAAAGTGTCAAAGAAATGCAGAGAAATTGGATAGGGAGGTCAGAAGGGGCTGAGATGGAATTTTGTGTCCTTGACAGTGATGGAAAGGAGAGAGATGTAAAGATTATTGTGTATACTACAAGGCCTGACACAATCTTTGGAGCAAC CTACTTAGTTGTCGCCCCAGAGTACCCATTATTGTCATCATTGGTTTCCACTGCCCAGAGCAAACAT GTGGAGGATTATGTAGAACTTGCCTCAAGGAAGAGTGACCTTGAAAGGACTGAGCTTCAGAAGGAAAAGACTGGTGTCTTCACTGGTTGTTATGCAAAAAATCCTGCAAATGGGGAAGCTATTCCAATATGGGTGGCAGATTATGTTTTGGGAAG TTATGGAACAGGAGCTATCATGGCGGTGCCTGCACACGACTCTCGTGATTATGAATTTGCTTTGAAATATGACATTCCTGTTAATTGGGTTGTGATGCCCAATGACAAAAGTATCAATGAGTCTGGAAAGGCTTTCCCAGGTGAAGGTGTCATAATAAATTCATCAAATTCATTTGTGGGGCTTGACATAAATGGCTTGTCTAGCAAAGAAGCTGCTCTAGAAGTCATTGAATGGGCTGAAAAAAGTGGAAATGGAAAGCGGAAG GTGAACTACAAGTTAAGGGATTGGCTTTTTGCTCGACAACGCTACTGGGGTGAGCCCATCCCTGTTGTCATATTGGATGACAGTGGTGAGACTGTCCCACTGAATGAGAATGAACTTCCCCTTATACTACCTGAATTGGATGATTTTTCTCCCACTGGAACAGGGGAGCCTCCACTGTCCAAGGCAGTGTCTTGG GTTAAAACCACAGATAGTTTATCCGAAAGACCAGCCACTCGGGAAACAAATACCATGCCACAGTGGGCTGGTTCATGCTG GTATTATTTGAGATTTATGGACCCAACAAATTCCAAAGAGTTGGTTGATAAGACCAAAGAAAG ATACTGGGGCCCTGTTGATGTGTACGTTGGGGGTGCCGAGCATGCGGTTCTCCATTTACTATATGCCAGATTCTGGCACAAG GTCCTCTATGACATCGGTGTTGTATCCACCAAGGAGCCCTTCCAATGTGTCATTAACCAGGGTATTATCCTTGGGGAG GTTCAATATATGGCTTATAGGGATCAAGATGGCAATCTGATATCTGCTGATGTTGCTGATATTTCAAATGAACATAATCTAGAAAAAATTCCAGAGGAAAAG GTCATGAAATCCAGGGATTCTTTTGTCCTGAAAGAAAATCCTGACATACGATTAGTTGCTCGCGCTTACAAAATGAGTAAAAGTAGGGGAAACGTTGTTAACCCTGATGATGTTATTGCAGAGTACGGTGCAGATTCTCTTCGTTTATATGAAATGTTCATGGGACCGTTGAG AGACTCAAAAACATGGAGTACTAGCGGCATTGAAGGTGTATATCGGTTTTTAGGAAGAACTTGGAGGCTGATTGTTGGTTCACCGTTGTCTGATGGAACATTTAAGGAAAGAACCATATCAGTTGATGAGGAGCCTACCATAGACCAACTTCATACTCTTCATAAATGCGTTGCTAAG GTAACAGAGGAAATTGAAGGCACAAGGTTCAACACCGGAATTTCGGCAATGATGGAGTTCCTTAATGCGGCATATAAG TGGGATAAACATCCAAGGTCAATCATTGAGGCATTTGTTTTACTGCTTTCACCCTATGCACCGCACATGGCCGAGGAGCTGTGGTCTAGGCTTGGCCACACAAAATCCTTAGCCTATGAGCCTTTCCCTGAG GCAAATCCTGCTTACCTGAAGGACTCAACGATAGTACTACCGGTTCAGATTAATGGCAAGACGAGGGGTACCATTCAAGTGGAAGAAACATGTTCAGAGGAGGAAGCTTTTGGGTTAGCATGTAGGGATGAAAAGCTATCCAAGTATTTAGATGGTCAATCTGTTAGAAAAAGAATATACGTTCCTGGCAAGATATTGAACGTTGTTTTGGACCGGAAAAACACAAAGGTTGCTGTCCAATAG
- the LOC107636432 gene encoding uncharacterized protein LOC107636432: MTDASVNSNPGNSNSSNSANSNPNNNVLANNFSFPSHLLNSRPFNPISDKLGEKNHKTWEQQALAAIRGQKLEDHLFLDRVPPQYASTEDQRNFLESVTYQQWLQDDYNLQSWLLASIDPVFKNKMVGCTLSHQIWRTIEEYFAESTRFRVKQLKAQLKAIKKQGQSPTDYVFKIKNIADPLAALGSPLTTEEHKEALLEGLSEEYQMILTTVNTKPELYSLCEVETIIMSYDDMLDKFRRSTNPMVQANFTQSSFPSIPNTGRGFGGRRGHGGRSQRGGRSFYSSPRPQCQICGCFGHIAWHCFNRFDQNIPPPSQTFQENQPEQFSNATNTNSSTTNKNSATTPPPPPPPSFHNPTAYIAAPGTIADPSWYPDIGASHHITQDSSNFISSSDYTGPDKIQIVD, from the exons ATGACAGATGCATCTGTCAACTCTAATCCTGGGAATTCAAATTCCTCCAATTCTGCAAATTCAAACCCTAACAACAATGTTCTTGCAAACAATTTCTCTTTCCCATCACATCTACTAAATTCGAGACCTTTCAACCCCATTAGTGACAAGCTTGGAGAAAAGAATCACAAGACTTGGGAACAGCAGGCATTAGCAGCTATTAGAGGTCAAAAATTAGAGGATCACCTGTTTCTAGATCGTGTTCCACCTCAATATGCTTCCACTGAAGATCAGCGAAATTTTCTTGAATCTGTTACCTATCAACAGTGGCTCCAAGATGATTATAACCTTCAATCCTGGTTGCTTGCTTCTATTGATCCTGTGTTCAAGAACAAAATGGTTGGCTGCACACTTAGTCATCAAATTTGGAGAACGATTGAGGAGTACTTTGCTGAATCAACAAGATTTCGAGTGAAGCAGCTAAAGGCTCAACTCAAGGCCATCAAGAAACAAGGTCAAAGCCCCACTGAttatgttttcaaaataaaaaatattgctgATCCATTAGCTGCACTAGGATCTCCTTTAACCACAGAAGAACACAAAGAAGCTCTTCTTGAAGGATTGAGTGAAGAATATCAAATGATTCTCACTACAGTCAATACAAAACCAGAATTATACAGTCTATGTGAAGTTGAAACCATCATCATGTCTTATGATGATATGCTGGACAAGTTTCGCAGATCTACAAACCCTATGGTACAAGCTAACTTCACCCAATCCTCTTTTCCATCAATCCCTAATACTGGCAGAGGTTTTGGAGGTCGAAGAGGTCATGGTGGTAGGTCACAAAGGGGTGGCCGATCCTTTTATTCCTCACCAAGGCCACAATGCCAAATTTGTGGATGCTTTGGCCACATTGCTTGGCATTGTTTCAATCGTTTTGATCAGAATATTCCTCCACCGTCACAAACCTTCCAAGAAAATCAACCTGAACAATTTTCAAATGCTACAAATACTAATTCTTCTACAACTAATAAGAATTCAGCCactacaccaccaccaccacctcccccATCATTCCATAATCCTACAGCATACATAGCAGCCCCAGGAACTATTGCAGATCCTTCTTGGTATCCAGATATAGGGGCTTCTCATCACATTACACAAGACTCATCAAACTTCATTTCCTCCTCAGATTACACTGGTCCTGACAAAATACAAATTG TGGACTGA
- the LOC107613045 gene encoding cytochrome b561 and DOMON domain-containing protein At4g12980-like — MAISTCTLILVGIFVPYLPIYAQVQSQSQRTILSDLDTKINEVEVQMNAFHLQRPETAETTYEISHNNGHAPPHHHKRHLQNVYAILVLLGWGILLPIGVVIARYCRTDPLKFNEWYYCHIMCQILGYILGLLGWSFGLWLEKSSKEFVPKTQHTLSIIAFIFINIQMLSICIRPNKEAGYCKCWNICHHVLGYAIIGIVVADIFEGLNNNQSHAENLKWGYVGVLGVLALIVVPMEIFRCKSMIMHLSLHFTRSKFTNSPEIS, encoded by the exons ATGGCAATATCAACCTGTACCCTTATTCTTGTAGGTATATTTGTTCCCTACCTCCCTATCTATGCTCAAGTTCAAAGTCAAAGTCAAAGAACAATTCTCTCTGATCTTGACACCAAAATCAATGAAGTGGAGGTTCAGATGAATGCCTTTCATCTACAAAGGCCAGAAACTGCTGAAACAACATATGAAATATCACACAATAATGGCCATGCTCCCCCACATCATCATAAACGCCACCTCCAAAAT GTTTATGCGATTCTAGTCCTGCTAGGGTGGGGTATTTTGCTACCCATAGGGGTGGTCATAGCAAGATATTGCAGAACAGATCCTTTGAAGTTTAATGAATGGTACTATTGTCACATAATGTGCCAGATTCTAGGATATATCCTAGGCTTATTGGGATGGAGCTTTGGTCTTTGGCTTGAAAAATCATCAAAAGAGTTTGTGCCTAAAACACAACATACTCTAAGCATCATTGCTTTCATATTCATAAACATACAA ATGCTTTCCATTTGTATAAGACCAAACAAAGAAGCTGGGTATTGTAAGTGCTGGAACATATGCCACCATGTTCTGGGGTATGCCATAATTGGAATTGTTGTAGCAGACATATTTGAAGGGCTAAACAATAATCAGAGTCATGCTGAAAATTTGAAATGGGGTTATGTTGGAGTGCTTGGAGTTTTAGCTCTCATAGTTGTACCAATGGAAATATTCAGATGCAAGTCTATGATAATGCATCTCTCTCTGCATTTCACTCGCAGCAAGTTTACTAATTCACCTGAAATTAGTTAG
- the LOC107613035 gene encoding stigma-specific STIG1-like protein 1, translating to MKLFNALFVLSAATITLAIVTSSLADASSKIEEESESSLRGFSRFLAPHYSTAYMTCNKYPNVCRMKNSPGPDCCKKKCVNVKSDRFNCGMCGYRCKYTEVCCKGKCVNIYYDKRNCGGCYKKCRKGEYCAYGMCNYA from the coding sequence ATGAAGCTCTTCAATGCATTATTTGTGCTCTCTGCAGCTACAATAACACTGGCCATAGTTACATCTTCTTTGGCTGATGCATCATCTAAAATTGAAGAAGAGAGTGAATCATCTTTAAGGGGATTCAGCCGGTTCCTTGCGCCACACTACTCGACGGCATACATGACATGCAACAAGTATCCAAATGTTTGCAGGATGAAGAACAGCCCTGGCCCTGACTGCTGCAAGAAGAAATGTGTGAATGTAAAGAGTGACCGTTTCAACTGTGGAATGTGTGGATATAGGTGCAAGTACACTGAGGTTTGCTGCAAGGGCAAATGTGTCAATATATATTATGACAAAAGAAACTGTGGTGGCTGCTACAAGAAGTGCAGGAAGGGAGAGTATTGTGCTTATGGAATGTGCAACTATGCATAA
- the LOC107613028 gene encoding probable pectate lyase 16, whose product MATLTFLLVSSILLTFVNAYSTYNTTQIFSNHIHNPPKNKPFLNTIDSCRRAQTNWASNPHALADCAIGFGQGAIGGKHGNLYIVTDPSDDAVNPAKGTLRYGAIQMEPLWIMFEKDMVIRLENELIVNSYKTIDGRGAKVEISNGPCITIQGVSNVIIHGISIHDCQPGTVGLVRSSPDHVGHRRGSDGDAISIFSSSNIWVDHCFFARSADGLIDIIHASTSITISNNYFTQHDKVMLLGHNDEYTADKIMKVTIAFNRFASGLTERMPRVRFGYAHVVNNQYDEWKMYAIGGSSNPTILSEGNVYIAPNNDNAKQITKREAKQNWKNWKWRSSKDLFVNGAYFVPSGYGNCAPNYSNTQSFNVVRAYMVPTITLNAGPLSCIVGRAC is encoded by the exons ATGGCCACCTTAACCTTCCTCTTAGTTTCTTCAATCCTCTTAACCTTTGTTAATGCATATTCAACATACAACACAACCCAAATTTTCTCAAACCATATCCACAACCCTCCCAAGAATAAACCATTCCTCAACACCATAGACTCTTGCCGGCGAGCCCAAACAAACTGGGCCTCCAATCCGCACGCCTTGGCCGATTGCGCTATTGGTTTCGGCCAAGGCGCCATTGGAGGCAAACATGGAAACTTATACATTGTAACCGATCCTTCAGATGATGCTGTGAATCCAGCAAAAGGCACGCTTCGTTATGGTGCAATTCAAATGGAGCCACTATGGATAATGTTTGAGAAAGACATGGTTATTAGGCTTGAGAATGAGCTCATAGTGAATAGCTACAAGACCATTGATGGAAGAGGAGCCAAAGTTGAGATATCAAACGGGCCATGCATTACAATACAAGGTGTTAGCAACGTCATTATTCATGGCATTAGCATCCATGATTGTCAACCGGGTACGGTTGGCCTCGTCAGAAGTAGCCCTGACCATGTCGGCCACCGTCGAGGCTCCGACGGCGACGCCATCAGCATATTTTCATCATCCAATATTTGGGTTGATCATTGCTTCTTCGCACGTTCTGCTGATGGCCTAATTGATATTATTCATGCTTCAACTTCCATTACCATTTCTAACAATTATTTCACCCAGCATGACAAA GTTATGCTACTAGGACACAATGATGAATACACGGCAGATAAAATAATGAAGGTAACAATAGCCTTCAACCGGTTTGCTAGTGGCCTAACTGAAAGAATGCCAAG GGTAAGATTTGGTTACGCCCATGTGGTCAACAACCAATATGATGAGTGGAAAATGTATGCTATAGGAGGGAGTTCTAATCCAACCATTTTAAGCGAAGGGAACGTTTATATAGCACCAAATAACGATAACGCGAAACAG ATTACAAAGAGAGAAGCGAAGCAAAACTGGAAGAACTGGAAATGGAGGTCTTCCAAGGATTTATTCGTGAATGGTGCATATTTTGTACCATCTGGATATGGGAATTGTGCCCCAAATTATTCAAATACTCAATCTTTTAATGTTGTTCGAGCGTACATGGTGCCAACAATAACTCTCAATGCAGGTCCCTTAAGTTGTATTGTTGGCAGAGCATGTTAA